The segment GTAGCGCCAGACCTGTCATCAGAAGAATCAAGGCAGCACATGGTGCAAGCAGTTCCCACCAAGCGCCAATTAGCATTGATGAAGAGGTTTGCACGTTGTAGAGCATAATGCCCCAGCTAACTGTGTTCGGGTCACCTAGACCTAGGAACGAGATTGTTGCCTCCATCATGATTGCGTACATCACTGAACCGATGAAGCTTGCACCAACAATTGGGATTAGGTTAGGCAAGATTTCAACGAAAATGATGCGCCATGATGATTCACCAAGAACTTCAGCGGCTTTAACAAACTCTTTTTCACGCAGTGCCATCGTTTGAGAGCGGACGACACGAGCCCCCCACGCCCAGGCGGTGAAACCGATTATCAAAGCAATGGTGAGCGGCCCTGCCTCACCGATAAATGCAGCCAGTACGAAGAGAAGCGGGTATTGTGGAATAACCAGCATGATATTCATCGCTGCAGTTAGGATGTCATCAATGCGTCCACCGAAGTAACCTGCTGAGATACCGATAACCGTTGCTAGGAAACAAACCGTGATACCAGCACCAAAGCCTACCGCTAATGACACTCGAGCACCGTGAACGAACTGTGACCAGATATCACGACCCATACGGCTAGTGCCCATTACGTGATCGGCTTTCTTTGACATGATCAACGTGCGGCGGTCATCGGCTAGGTTTTGCGCAATCCAACCGTCAGGATTGGCTTGTGCTGACTTAACCACGATCGATGGGTATTCATGTGGATTACCCGTGCGTTTATCTGGAGCGTGTTTGGCCAGCATAGGCGCAAATAGAGCAATAAATAAGAAGCTAGCTAGGATAATGCTGCCTACCAGTGCCATCGGGTTACCGACAACGAGTTTTAGGAAACCTTTCATAATTATTTGCCTCCCTTGCGTAGGCGAGGGTCAAGAACAACGTAAAGCATGTCAGCCAGTAGGTTAAAGAACAGCATGAACAATGTCATGATCAGTAGCTGACCTTGAAGTACTTGGTAATCACGCGCTTTAATCGCATTAAATAGAACAGAACCAAGACCTGGGTAGTTGAAGATGATTTCAATGATTAGCTGACCACCAATCGCCATACCTAATGCCATTGAAAGCGCCGTCACACTTGGCAGCATTGCGTTACGCGCTGCGTAGTTGAATACGATTCGCTTCTCGTTAAGACCTTTACCCTTTGCCATGGTGATGTAGTCTTCAGCAAGTAGGTTGATCATGTTGTTACGCATGTTGACGAGGAAGCCACCGATCTGAACTACCGTTGCACAGAAAAGAGGCAATACTGCATGGTAAGCAACGTCTTTAATAAACGCCCAGCTCGTCCAGTCTGGTGAGGTGCCTGCCGTATAGGCATAACCGGTAGGGAACCACTTTAAGCCGATCGCAAAAGTAAACAGGGCGATCATTGCGATTACCACTTGAGGTACCGCTTGGATAACTAGCATGCCTGGAGTGATGAATGCATCGTATTTGCTACCACGTTTCCAAGCCGCGTAAATCCCTAAAATTGAACCCAAAGAGAAAGAAAGAATTACCGCAGTACCCGCTAGAAATAGTGACCAGCCAAATGCACCACCTAGTAATGTATTTACAGATAGCGGATAGAACTGAATTGAAGTACCCAATTCCCAGCTAAGAATGTTTTTCATGTAAGCAACATATTGAACTAACAGACCGCCATCGACGAAACCTAATAGTTCTTTCATTGCTGCGATACGTTCAGGGGTAACCTGAACCGAAGCGTTCGCAAACATCATGGTAACTGGGTCACCAGGCATTGCTCGCGGAATAATAAAGTTCAAAGTCGCCGCAACTAAAAGAGCGACAAAATAAAATGACAAACGTCTTAAAAAATAACCCATAACTTACACCTTACTCACCCAGATTTTCCCTGTTCCTGGTGTCAGGTCGCTCAGCGCGAAACTACAAATTTGAGCGTAATAATCCCCTGACGCTTGGCGCCATACCTTTCTTTGCTAGTAGGAAGGGAGGGGGAATATGCGGCGCACAGGGAGTGCGCCGCAAGATTGCCTATTACTTAACTGGTTTTAGGTCCAGTACGTGTAGTAGACGCTCAGGGATACCAGCCCAAATGTTTGGACGGCCTTGAGGATTTTCTTCGTTCCACCAACCAGTAAAGCGAGTTGTGTTGTACTGGAACATGTATGCACCAGACATTACAGGAATCGTTACTTGGTCAGCGGCGATGATAGCTTGGATGCCGTGAGCAATTTCAAGCTGTTCTTGCTTATCAGCCGTCTTGTAGAAGCCGTTTAGTAGCTTGTCTAGCTCTGCATTTTTGTAGTAGTGCAGTGCGAAACGAGGCATACCGTCGCCAGACTGAAGGTTTGAGTTGTAACCACTGTTCCAGTACATGTGTGGATCTGCACCGTGGAAGTAGTTGGTGTACGCAACGTCATACGTTGCTTCAAGCATCGCTTGGTTGTACACAGAGAAGTCTGGAGTACGAGCTTTAGCTTGGATGCCCACTTCAGCTAGCTGTTCAACAGCAAGTTGAACGGTGTTGTTGAAGTCAGTCCAACCGTTTGGCGATTGAATTAGAAGCTCAAAAGACTTACCTGATGGAGTGTCAACAAAGCCATCGTTGTTTACATCTTTGAAGCCAGCTTTTGCTAGTAGCGCTTTAGCACCTTCAACGTTGTACGTGTTGTAGCCTTTGTACTTGTTGTGAGTCTCTTCGTTTGACCAAGTCTTGAACGCGTAGCCTAGACCTGATGCGAAGTCATTGACTGTACCGCCGCCGTAGAATGCGATGTCGATAATAGTTTGACGGTCAAGAGCCATAGAGAATGCGCGACGGAAATCAACGTTAGTTAGCGCTTCATTCTTCGCTGCATCTGGGTGCTTGAAGTTAACTACAAATGCTTGAGTACCTGCTGGCGGGTACCAGTATTGGTGGTTAGGGCTCGCTGCTGCGTAAGTGCGGTCGATATCTGGAATGAATGAAGAAGTCCAGTCCATCTCACCATTTACAACTTTACCAAGGAATTGGTCGTTGTTAGCGATTTGAGGTACACGTAGACAGTCAACATCTAGGTTGTCAGCATCCCAGTAGTTCGGGTTTTCACACTGAACGTAAAGTTGTGGAGTGAATGTCGCAATTTCAGTAAACGGACCGCTACCAACTGGGTTTTCGTTAGTAAAGGTTGAAGGATCTTTCACCTTGCTCCATACGTGCTCAGGCACTACAGGAACTTTTACGATTTCGTAAGCTGCGTTTGAGTTTGCTTCTTTGATATTGAACTTAACTTGGTAATCGTTCAATTTCTCAACGCTAGTAACCCATGCATTGATACCGCTTTGGTCTAGCTCTGGTTTTTCTTTAACTAGATTGAATGAGTAGATAACGTCATCTGCGTCAAACTTCTCACCGTCAGACCATTTCACACCTTTACGGATGTCAAATACAACACTTAGTAGGTCGTCAGCAATGGTGTAGTTCTCTGCTAGACGGAACACTGGCGTGTTGCCTTGCATCTCGTTGAACACTACTAGTGGCTCGTATAGGAAGTCCGTTGTAGTGTGCAGGTTCGTTGCACCTAGGTATGGGTTAAAGTTACGAACAAAAGTTGTAAACTCTTTAGGGTGGATCGTTAGTTCATTTTTTTCTGCAGCCGTTGCTACTGAAGCAAAGCCAGTAGTTGCAGTTGCGATAATCGCTGTTGCTAGTGCAGTTTTTTTAATGTTGGCAAGCATAGCTGTTCCTTACTATTTGCTTTCATTTCACTAATGGATATGAATGTTATCAATTGATGAACACTCTCTAAGGCCTACCTCTATAACAATGCTTAGCGTCGGAGGTAGATAAGCATCTTGAGTGGCCTGTAAGCCTTAGGCACGGTTAAGAAAACACCGAATTAACTTGTTTAGCAATTCTGTTTCTCGTAAAAAACGTCAAAACTAGCCAGACTTCCGTCAATAACGTTAATTGCAGTAAAAAGTTACTCAAAATATACCCATTTTTAACATTGAAGTGACTCGCAAAAAATCTTGGCTGGTATGTTTTATGTTAGTGGTTACTATCGTTTTGTAGCTCTTTAATATTGACTGTTTTTTGGGTTTTGAGTCTTTGAGATCTCTATCACTTCGGTGTTTTGGAGTTAATTTAACTCGCTAATTTAAATCTGCCGTATTGTTGTGATAACTATCTCAAATACGTTCAATTGTTAGTCTATTCTGGCTATTTTACTGTGTGAAAGGTTCCTGATTGCTTGAATTTGGTTGATTTTAACGACGCCAAACAAGTTGTTTTGCTGCGTGTAAAAACAGTTTTTGGTTGCTCGATATGCGAAAAAAAACTCACCGCGGACGATGAGTTTTTTAACGGTGATTTTATGATTACGTGGTGAGGAGATGTTGCAATTTATCTCGCAACTCTTCGATTTTGCTGCGCTCTTTGGTTAAGTCGGAGCAGTTATCCAGAATGTACTCTAATGAGGTAAGCACGGTTCTCCAGCGAGGTGTCTTTGGTAAAGTCTCGATACGCAAATACTTATCTAACGTTCGGGTTTGTAACGTACTGCGGTCGAGATAGACGCGCCATAAGCCACTTTGTTCAGCAAAGACAAACTTACTATTGCCAGTCGAGCTCTCCCAGTAGTCCAAAGCGGTTGTCATCGCCTCAACCAACACTTCTCGCATCAGTTCCTGTTTGGATTTTTGTTCACCAGTTACTCGGTCTGCAAGGCGAGTAAACTCCCCACCAAGCTCTTTTAGTTGCTGTAGTTTGGCTTTGTCACCATCAAATGCATAGCTGGTGAGTGCTTCAATAGCGGTTTCTAAGTTGTTGATGCGCGCCGCATTAGCCCCTCCGCCATGGTCAAATATATACATCGACTTTAGACCTGAGGCTTCAGGTAGGCGCAATATATCGCCATTGACGTGCTGACGGGTATCTTCGATATAGATGTCTACTTTACCGCAATAATGAGGTTGAGTGATGTCGAGAAACTTCGGTGACAGTAACTCTTCAGCTGAGGCACGCTTGAGCTGCTCAATTGAGCGCTTAAACATTCTTGCTGCCGCTTCATTGGCAAAGCGTACTTTTCCATCTGTTCGTGTACAAATAATCGCTTCAGGCGCAGATTCGAGCTGTTCAAGCAGCCGTGTTTGGGTTTCGATCAAACTTGCTTCTACCGCAGAGCGTTGGCGCAGCTCATCTTGCAAAGCTTGGTTTTCTAAACGACGCATCTCCGCTTGGCTAGCGGCTAGGTGAACTTGCATTCTCGCTGCCAGTTCTTGTTTATTAAACGGCTTAGATAAATAGTCATTGGCACCAGAGTTAAAACCACGGATACGGTCGTCGGTTTGATTGAGGGCAGTAAGCATGATGACTGGCAGTTCAATGCTGTCAAATTGTTCTCGAATTGTTTCGCAAACTTGATAACCGGTTAAACCAGGCATCATTACATCGAGCAGAACCAGCGCAGGCTTTTCCTCTTCGATGGATTGCAGCGCTTCATAACCATCTTTTGCACAACGTACACGATAACCAGAGATTTTGAGGAAGCTTTCTAGAACCTTGACATTGACGGGTTCATCATCGACCACTAGGAGCAGCTCACCATCTGGGTTTTCAGGTAAATTGGTGGCGTCATTGTCTTCGATATCAAAATTATCGGGCGCAATGAAGTGGATACTATCGCTATGGCTCGTCAATGCGATCTGCTCTTCCGTTGCGAGTGGAAGCGTAAAGCTAAAGGTTGTACCGACCATTGGTTGGCTGCTGACATAGAGTGAACCACCCATTAATTCAATGAGTTGACGACTAATTGAAAGCCCCAGCCCTGCTCCTTGACGATAGCGGCTAGTGTCGCTGCCAGCTTGAGTAAGAGGTTCAAAAATGTGTTCTAGCTGATCGGCTGGTATACCTTGTCCAGTATCGACCACTTGAATGCGCATTTTGGCATCGACAATGTTAGCTGAGATGACGATTTTGCCTTCATGGGTGTATTTAATCGCATTGCCAACTAAGTTATACAGCACTTGTTCTAAACGTTGTGGATCGGCTGCAATCCAGACCGGCTCTGATGGTACTTGGTTGATGATGCGGATCTGTTTATTGCCTAGCAAGTGCGATGATAGCTCAAGCACTAAGCGTGTGGCACTGGAGAGATCAACGGCTCGGGTGGCAATATCCATGTTGCCATAGCGCATCTTATGATAGTCGAGTAAATCATCCACCAAGTTGGCTAAGCGTTGTCCGCTACTGATAATAATGTCTAGCTGATATTTATGTTCAGAGCGGATCGGACCATTAGCTCCAGATATCAGAGCTTCGGCAATACCGATCATGCCATGCAGCGGGGTACGCAATTCATGTGAGGTCGTGGCAAGGAACTCATCTTTGAGTTTGTTGGCGATTTGCAACTCATCGTTTTTTTGTTGGATCAGCTTAATGTTACTTTCCAACTCGACGTTCTGTTCTTTAATTAACGCCATTTTTTCTCGTATCGAGCGTTGCATTCGCTCAAAAGCGATCGCCAAACGACCAATTTCATCTTTACGCTCAGTGCTGATTTCAGCATTGAGATCGCCAGCTGACGCTTTTTCTGCAGACCAAGTCAGTTTAAGCAAAGGAGCGGTAATAAAATTCGAGAGGTAATGGGAAGCGATCACAACCAGCACTATCGCCAATAGCATCGCGACCACGAATACGGTTTCTAACTGCTTAATTCGTGAGAAAGCCTCTTGTTCTGAAACTTCGACCACGAGCGCCCAATCTAAACCTTTTGATTGAATGTGGCTGTGTGCTGCAATCACTTCCGCGCCAGTTGAGTTGGTAAAGGTGCCAACCATGGCCGGTTTTTCAAATGCGGTATTGATGATCGATTGGCTGCTGTCGACATCTTGCTGCTGATAAGAAAGGGTACGCAGTTTATTGTCTTGTCCCACCAATAATGTCTTGATTGACCATACATTATTATTGTCAGCAATCAGCTTTGTTAGACTGTTATTTGGTAATCGAAACATAGCATAGCTGTGCAAGTAGCCTTGTTGAATGATTGGTGCGCCAATCCAAGCAAAGCTTTTATCGCCTTCTTGCATGAAATCAGAAAACACCACGGGTGTGTAGTCCTGGTTGTCTTTCCGCTTCTTATTCACCTCATCTCGAAGTTTCTTAAAAGCCAAACCTAAATTTTGTTGCTCGAATTTGCCATCGAGTAAGTTGGTGCCGTAGTAATCATATTTAAAAATAGAATAGGTCACGTTGCCGTTGATATCGACCAGTAAGATATCGTCAAAATCGGAACGTTTTAGTAGTTCTAGATAGGCGCGATGATAACGGGTATGTAATAGGCGATAACGCTCAGTGCCGTTAAATACAGGAGATTCAGGTAAAATTGAGGTTTTAATTTGATTGCCTGAGCCTGGGATATAACGTTTCTGGGCAAACTCACGTGCTTGATCCATATTCAGACCAAGACTTTGGAAAGCATTCACCAGTCCATAAAAACGTCCACCACTCGCATAGGCCAATTCAGAGCGAACAAACCCCATCACCTCCGACTCACGAGCATTGAGATAATCGGTGATTTGCTGATGTTTACTGTCACGAACAGAGATTAGGTGCGAGGTGCTTTGTTCTTGGAGATCTTCGCTATGAGACTGCAAGAAGAATAGAGCAATCAGTGTAAGTGGCGTGATACTTAACGCTAAAAACGCACCCATCAAGGTGTTTTGCAGGCGTTTAAAGCGTTGTTTCCGATACAACTTAAACATAATAAAGAGTTTAACTTTCCATGAAAGTTGGACGAGGAGCGATCCAACGTTAATTATGTATTTTGACGATGCGGTTGAGCGCATCAATTGACGTGTGTAAACACGTCAATTTTGCCTTTTCGCTTCAGGTAGCCTGAAAATGACAAAATTAACGAGTTTTTTTACTTTGACAAGTAAGTGCCACTTAAAGCGTGGTAGGCGACGCAGAATTTCGCTTTAGGTAAGGGATTTAGCCCAGAAATAGCGGGTTTCTGGGCAAGGAGCTCAGTTTTTTGCCGTATAGATTGCGAATTTATTGGTCTTATTTAGCGTTTCACATTTACCGAAAGCGAGCTCGATAATAGGTGGATACTGCAAAAAACTATTGGCAACAATTAACAACTCACCGCTCGAATTTAGCTGTTTTGGTGCATCTTTCAACAAGGTTTCAGTTGCGCTGTAGCTAGTATCAAGCCCCGAATGGAAAGGAGGGTTGCTAATAATGAATTGATAGTTATCGGCGCAGTCTGAATAAACATCAGAGGCAAACACTTTACCTTGCAGATTATTCGCAGCCAGGGTCGCCTTTGATGACTCGATAGCCAGCGCGCTGATGTCACACATCTCTAGCTCAATACTTGGATTTAAAGTCGCCATGACACTACCAATCACACCCGCGCCACAGCCAAAATCAAGCACTTTACCTTGTAGTGTTGGTAAAGTATCGAGCAGTAGTTTACTGCCAATATCAAATTCACCATGGCTAAATACACCAGGCAGACTTTTGATGGTTAATGTGTGTTCTTGGTAGTTTACCGAATAGGTTTTAAACCACTCTTGCAAGTTAAAAGGCTTAGCTTCTTGAGTGCATTGTCCCCAGTAAAACGAACAGCGACGGGCAGAATCAAACTTATTGATAATGCCATAAGGTTTAAACATTTTTTCAATGCTCTTCACCCCAGAACGGTTTTCGCCAACGACAACAATTTCGGTATCTTTACCCAGTTTTGCCATTAACATCGCAAGCAAATAGTCAGCTTCCGCTTTTGCTTTCGGCCAGTAGAGCAATACCATGTCCGCATTGGTATCGTGATCAAACTCAGCACCAAATACAGCAGTAATATTTGAGTAGGCTTGTAATTGGCGGAAGTAGCCATAGTGAGTGGTGAACACAGTGACAGATTCACAGTGTTTAGCTAACTCAATTGGAAACAAATCTTCGGCTTCGCCAGCAACGAGAACATGCTTACCAGAGAAGTAGGCAAGTTGGCGTTCGGCAATCTGGCTTGGTGCGATGTAGGCAGACATGATGTAGCTCGACTGAATAAAAAAGAGGGGGGATTCTCTCATAATCCCCCCTCTGTTGTTAACTCTTATCTTGTTGGTCTAAGAAGTCAGAAAACTCTTCTTCATAAATATAGAAAAGCACCATAGTGACAGCAAAGATAATTGGACCGTAAATTAAGCCAATCAGTCCAAATAGATGTAAGCCACCTAATAGCGAGAAGAATATCATCAGCGTATTCATTCCAGCGCTACCTTGCATCAGTAACGGGCGTAATAAGTTATCAATCGAACCGACGATGGCTACACTCCATACCAACAAGAATACCGCCCAAGTTGTATCGCCGATGATAAATAGATAGAGGGTCGCAGGTATCCAAATCAGCGCGGTGCCAACGACAGGAATAAAAGAGGCAAAGCCCATCATCGTGCCCCAGAATAGCCCTGGGAAACCCGCTAACCACATACCAAAGCCGCCCGCAATACCTTGAGCGATGGCGGTTAAGAACGATCCCATGACTGCTGATTTGGCTACTTTTTCTACTTCATTGAGTAATTTGTCTTCTTGGCTGCGTGATAGCGGTAAGATATGACGCATCGCTGAAATGATTTTGTCGTGGTCACGTAGCAAAAAGAACAGCACAAATAGCATCAAGAAAAATGACATTAAGAAGTTGGTCGCATCGCCTAATATTTTGGCGCTAAAACCAACAATATTACTGCCAAAAGTAGTGGCAAATTGCGCCACTCGTTGAGCAATTTCTTGCGGTTTAATTTCTTCAAATGGCAAGTAGGTGTTAACTAACTTAAGTCCTTTTACTACCCATGGATGAGCGAACACTTCTTGAATGCCACCATGCGTAACCCAGTAGTAGACGTTTTGTGAGAACACGGTGCCTTGCTGCACAATCGCGGCAAAGACAAAGAGTAATGGAATCACAATGATGAAAGTGAGGATCACGCAAGAAAGCAGTGAAACAATGTTTTCGTGATTCGGTAGTTTTTTCTCAAGCCATTCGTGGATAGGAAACATGAGTAGTGACAGAATAAATGCCATCACAATTGAATTAATGTACGGCTCAACTAAAAGGAAACAAGCGAAGCCTGCCCCAAGTAAAGCCGCGATCAGGACCCAATGTCCTGACGTAATTTTAACTTTCTCTGTCACGGTTATGCCCAATAGATAAACAAGATATAGAGTATAATGGCTTGAATTCTGAGTGTTATCAACGGGGAGTTAAATGATGGGCTGTTGTAACAATGATAAATGCAGCGCGGAAACTCGCGTGAAAACGAGCAAGCGTATTCCTTGGTTTGCCATGACCGCGATAGGGTTGGTGTTACTAGTGCTGTTCAACTGGCAATAAAAAAGGCTGCTTGCGCAGCCTTTTTGTCAAATTAAGAGGCAAATGAGCGATTATGCTTCTTGAGCAAGAATCGCGAAACAGCGATCCGCAGCGCTTAATGTCGCTTCAATCTCTTTGCTACCGTGTGCTAGAGAAGTAAAGCTTGCTTCAAATGCTGAAGGAGCTAGGTAAACACCATGGTTCAACATTAGGTGGAAGAAGCGCTTGAAGCGTTCAACATCACACTTAGTTACGTCTTCGTAGCAAGTTACGCTCTCTTGCTCAGTGAAGAAGAAACCAAACATGCCACCCACTTGGTTTACCACGAGTGGAATACCATGTTTGTCAGCAAGCTGTTTGAAGCCATCTGCTAGTTGTTTAGTGATGTAGGCTAGACGCTCTTCATTGCCTTCTGCACGAAGAACATTCAAACATGCAAAACCTGCAGCCATTGCAACTGGGTTACCTGATAGAGTACCTGCTTGGTATACAGGACCTGTCGGCGCAATGTATTGCATTACTTCACGGCGACCACCAAAAGCACCAACAGGCATGCCGCCACCGATAACTTTACCCAGTGTTGTTAGGTCAGGTTTGATGTTGTAGTGTGCCTGCGCACCGCCAAGAGCTACGCGGAAACCCGTCATAACTTCATCAAAAATCAGTAGTGCACCTTCTTGGTCACAGATTTCACGCAGACCTTGGTGGAAGCCATCTACAGGTGGAATACAGTTCATGTTGCCAGCAACTGGTTCAACAATGATACAAGCGATTTGGTCTTTGTTCGCCGCAAATAGCTCGCGCACAGAGTCTAAGTCGTTAAACGTTGCCGTCAGTGTGTGCTTAGCGAAATCAGCAGGAACACCTGGTGAGCTTGGCTGACCAAGAGTCAGTGCACCAGAACCTGCTTTAACGAGTAGGCTGTCGGCATGACCATGGTAACAACCTTCAAATTTGATGATCTTGTCGCGACCAGTAAAACCACGAGCAAGACGAATCGCACTCATTGTCGCTTCAGTACCTGAACTTACCATACGAACTTGTTCCATTGATGGCACTAATTCGCTGACCAGTTCTGCCATGCTAATTTCAAGTTCTGTTGGTGCACCAAAGCTAAGACCGCGTTGAGCTGCGCTAATAACAGCCTCACGAATAGCAACATGGTTATGACCAAGAATCATTGGACCCCAAGAGCCCACGTAGTCGATATATGCTTTACCGTCAGCATCAAAAATTAGAGGGCCATCAGCACTTTCAACGAATACCGGTGCGCCACCAACGCCATTAAAAGCTCGAACAGGTGAGTTAACGCCACCTGGAATGGTTTTTTGCGCTTTTTCATAAAGCTCTGCTGATTTGGTCATTGATATATCCTCTTTTGATTGCTCGGACCAACTTATGGCGGGCATTGTACCCCTCCTAACGGCGATGAAAAACGTTTTCCACGATATTCTCGACAAAATAAGTTTCAACTTGTGAGCTAAACATTTTGATAACACATCGTTGCACGATTAAATGATTCAATTAGTGGTGAATACTTGAACGCTGCACTCAGGTATTAGATAATCACCTCATCAATAAAACAGAGCTGCTGCAAGTTACCGTCAATTTCGGTAGGCATTATAGTAGTAGACAATAGTGAGAGAGGTCGGTGTGAGCGAAGCCAATATCCCCCTAACTTTTTCTGATGCGGCGGCAAAGCGCGTTAACACTTTGATTGCTGAAGAAGAAAACCCAAATTTAAAGCTGCGTGTTTACATCACAGGTGGTGGTTGTAGTGGTTTCCAATACGGTTTCACTTTTGATGAAAACGTTAACGATGGTGATACTACGATTGTCAATAGCGGTGTAACACTAGTGGTTGATCCAATGAGCCTG is part of the Vibrio ponticus genome and harbors:
- a CDS encoding ABC transporter permease, translated to MKGFLKLVVGNPMALVGSIILASFLFIALFAPMLAKHAPDKRTGNPHEYPSIVVKSAQANPDGWIAQNLADDRRTLIMSKKADHVMGTSRMGRDIWSQFVHGARVSLAVGFGAGITVCFLATVIGISAGYFGGRIDDILTAAMNIMLVIPQYPLLFVLAAFIGEAGPLTIALIIGFTAWAWGARVVRSQTMALREKEFVKAAEVLGESSWRIIFVEILPNLIPIVGASFIGSVMYAIMMEATISFLGLGDPNTVSWGIMLYNVQTSSSMLIGAWWELLAPCAALILLMTGLALLNFAVDEIANPQLRSHKGMKRWKKLAEQEKKEREPNLPPQNALWSGDK
- a CDS encoding ABC transporter permease, whose translation is MGYFLRRLSFYFVALLVAATLNFIIPRAMPGDPVTMMFANASVQVTPERIAAMKELLGFVDGGLLVQYVAYMKNILSWELGTSIQFYPLSVNTLLGGAFGWSLFLAGTAVILSFSLGSILGIYAAWKRGSKYDAFITPGMLVIQAVPQVVIAMIALFTFAIGLKWFPTGYAYTAGTSPDWTSWAFIKDVAYHAVLPLFCATVVQIGGFLVNMRNNMINLLAEDYITMAKGKGLNEKRIVFNYAARNAMLPSVTALSMALGMAIGGQLIIEIIFNYPGLGSVLFNAIKARDYQVLQGQLLIMTLFMLFFNLLADMLYVVLDPRLRKGGK
- a CDS encoding ABC transporter substrate-binding protein, encoding MLANIKKTALATAIIATATTGFASVATAAEKNELTIHPKEFTTFVRNFNPYLGATNLHTTTDFLYEPLVVFNEMQGNTPVFRLAENYTIADDLLSVVFDIRKGVKWSDGEKFDADDVIYSFNLVKEKPELDQSGINAWVTSVEKLNDYQVKFNIKEANSNAAYEIVKVPVVPEHVWSKVKDPSTFTNENPVGSGPFTEIATFTPQLYVQCENPNYWDADNLDVDCLRVPQIANNDQFLGKVVNGEMDWTSSFIPDIDRTYAAASPNHQYWYPPAGTQAFVVNFKHPDAAKNEALTNVDFRRAFSMALDRQTIIDIAFYGGGTVNDFASGLGYAFKTWSNEETHNKYKGYNTYNVEGAKALLAKAGFKDVNNDGFVDTPSGKSFELLIQSPNGWTDFNNTVQLAVEQLAEVGIQAKARTPDFSVYNQAMLEATYDVAYTNYFHGADPHMYWNSGYNSNLQSGDGMPRFALHYYKNAELDKLLNGFYKTADKQEQLEIAHGIQAIIAADQVTIPVMSGAYMFQYNTTRFTGWWNEENPQGRPNIWAGIPERLLHVLDLKPVK
- a CDS encoding hybrid sensor histidine kinase/response regulator, with amino-acid sequence MFKLYRKQRFKRLQNTLMGAFLALSITPLTLIALFFLQSHSEDLQEQSTSHLISVRDSKHQQITDYLNARESEVMGFVRSELAYASGGRFYGLVNAFQSLGLNMDQAREFAQKRYIPGSGNQIKTSILPESPVFNGTERYRLLHTRYHRAYLELLKRSDFDDILLVDINGNVTYSIFKYDYYGTNLLDGKFEQQNLGLAFKKLRDEVNKKRKDNQDYTPVVFSDFMQEGDKSFAWIGAPIIQQGYLHSYAMFRLPNNSLTKLIADNNNVWSIKTLLVGQDNKLRTLSYQQQDVDSSQSIINTAFEKPAMVGTFTNSTGAEVIAAHSHIQSKGLDWALVVEVSEQEAFSRIKQLETVFVVAMLLAIVLVVIASHYLSNFITAPLLKLTWSAEKASAGDLNAEISTERKDEIGRLAIAFERMQRSIREKMALIKEQNVELESNIKLIQQKNDELQIANKLKDEFLATTSHELRTPLHGMIGIAEALISGANGPIRSEHKYQLDIIISSGQRLANLVDDLLDYHKMRYGNMDIATRAVDLSSATRLVLELSSHLLGNKQIRIINQVPSEPVWIAADPQRLEQVLYNLVGNAIKYTHEGKIVISANIVDAKMRIQVVDTGQGIPADQLEHIFEPLTQAGSDTSRYRQGAGLGLSISRQLIELMGGSLYVSSQPMVGTTFSFTLPLATEEQIALTSHSDSIHFIAPDNFDIEDNDATNLPENPDGELLLVVDDEPVNVKVLESFLKISGYRVRCAKDGYEALQSIEEEKPALVLLDVMMPGLTGYQVCETIREQFDSIELPVIMLTALNQTDDRIRGFNSGANDYLSKPFNKQELAARMQVHLAASQAEMRRLENQALQDELRQRSAVEASLIETQTRLLEQLESAPEAIICTRTDGKVRFANEAAARMFKRSIEQLKRASAEELLSPKFLDITQPHYCGKVDIYIEDTRQHVNGDILRLPEASGLKSMYIFDHGGGANAARINNLETAIEALTSYAFDGDKAKLQQLKELGGEFTRLADRVTGEQKSKQELMREVLVEAMTTALDYWESSTGNSKFVFAEQSGLWRVYLDRSTLQTRTLDKYLRIETLPKTPRWRTVLTSLEYILDNCSDLTKERSKIEELRDKLQHLLTT
- the rsmC gene encoding 16S rRNA (guanine(1207)-N(2))-methyltransferase RsmC, producing MSAYIAPSQIAERQLAYFSGKHVLVAGEAEDLFPIELAKHCESVTVFTTHYGYFRQLQAYSNITAVFGAEFDHDTNADMVLLYWPKAKAEADYLLAMLMAKLGKDTEIVVVGENRSGVKSIEKMFKPYGIINKFDSARRCSFYWGQCTQEAKPFNLQEWFKTYSVNYQEHTLTIKSLPGVFSHGEFDIGSKLLLDTLPTLQGKVLDFGCGAGVIGSVMATLNPSIELEMCDISALAIESSKATLAANNLQGKVFASDVYSDCADNYQFIISNPPFHSGLDTSYSATETLLKDAPKQLNSSGELLIVANSFLQYPPIIELAFGKCETLNKTNKFAIYTAKN
- a CDS encoding AI-2E family transporter, translated to MTEKVKITSGHWVLIAALLGAGFACFLLVEPYINSIVMAFILSLLMFPIHEWLEKKLPNHENIVSLLSCVILTFIIVIPLLFVFAAIVQQGTVFSQNVYYWVTHGGIQEVFAHPWVVKGLKLVNTYLPFEEIKPQEIAQRVAQFATTFGSNIVGFSAKILGDATNFLMSFFLMLFVLFFLLRDHDKIISAMRHILPLSRSQEDKLLNEVEKVAKSAVMGSFLTAIAQGIAGGFGMWLAGFPGLFWGTMMGFASFIPVVGTALIWIPATLYLFIIGDTTWAVFLLVWSVAIVGSIDNLLRPLLMQGSAGMNTLMIFFSLLGGLHLFGLIGLIYGPIIFAVTMVLFYIYEEEFSDFLDQQDKS